One part of the Anaerolineales bacterium genome encodes these proteins:
- a CDS encoding rod shape-determining protein, which produces MAFNPLNWILGFFSLDIGIDLGTANTLVFVRGKGIVINEPSWVAVEKKSRIPIMVGDKAAVGQVAKEMAGRAPKNVVVIRPLRDGVISEFEITEAMLAHFIGKAHEQSIVPLPRPRVVVGVPTGVTEVEKRAVNDAALLAGAREVYLIEEPTASALAVGLPINQVGGSVVLDIGGGTSEVTVFSLGSVVANRSLRVAGDELDQAIVQYIRNKYNILIGERAAEQVKIKIGSAFPLKEEKTTTVRGRNLVTGLPETLEISSIEIREALSGPVDQIIQAVKEALDDVPPEMVGDVMDNGVCMCGGGALLQGLAERLSDELRLRCWVADDPLTCVARGAGLVLDDIEAYRHFLLQMD; this is translated from the coding sequence ATGGCCTTTAACCCTCTCAATTGGATTCTTGGCTTTTTCTCGCTGGATATTGGCATTGATCTGGGCACGGCCAACACCCTGGTGTTCGTACGCGGCAAAGGTATCGTCATCAACGAACCGTCATGGGTAGCGGTGGAAAAGAAATCGCGCATCCCTATCATGGTCGGCGATAAGGCCGCCGTGGGCCAGGTGGCCAAAGAGATGGCCGGCCGCGCCCCTAAAAACGTCGTGGTCATCCGCCCCTTGCGGGATGGCGTGATCTCCGAATTTGAGATCACCGAAGCCATGCTGGCCCACTTTATCGGCAAGGCTCACGAGCAGAGCATTGTGCCCCTGCCCCGCCCGCGTGTGGTGGTGGGCGTGCCCACCGGCGTCACCGAGGTGGAAAAGCGTGCCGTGAACGACGCCGCCTTGCTGGCTGGCGCCCGCGAGGTCTATCTCATCGAAGAACCCACGGCCTCAGCCCTGGCGGTTGGCCTGCCGATCAACCAGGTGGGCGGCAGCGTCGTGTTGGATATCGGCGGCGGCACCTCTGAAGTGACCGTCTTCTCGCTCGGCTCGGTGGTAGCCAACCGCAGCCTGCGCGTAGCAGGCGACGAGCTGGACCAGGCCATTGTGCAGTACATTCGCAACAAGTACAACATTCTCATCGGTGAACGCGCCGCTGAGCAGGTCAAGATCAAGATCGGCTCGGCCTTCCCACTCAAGGAAGAGAAGACCACCACCGTGCGCGGCCGCAACCTGGTGACCGGCCTGCCCGAAACGCTGGAGATCTCCTCCATCGAAATTCGCGAGGCGCTCAGCGGCCCGGTGGACCAGATCATCCAGGCCGTGAAAGAAGCGCTGGACGATGTGCCACCCGAAATGGTGGGCGATGTGATGGACAACGGCGTGTGCATGTGCGGCGGCGGCGCACTGCTGCAAGGCCTGGCCGAACGCCTCAGCGACGAGCTGCGCCTGCGCTGCTGGGTGGCGGATGACCCGCTCACCTGCGTGGCCCGCGGCGCCGG
- a CDS encoding LysM peptidoglycan-binding domain-containing protein, whose protein sequence is MRTLLRWLSLASLLLISAAPGFAPEPQGSPSEVVALINAYRAEFGLPPYEESPLLYQLAQGQADYLASTQGATGGDIHTGPGGSRPRDRAYAAGYGGGSTIFISEIAKYGMGETAQSAIAWWKQSPNHNPTMIASTYIHIGCGVANDGTTRYYFVCVTGYSAGGVAAPSGAGTPAASSGQSSQPPAQIMIPVTKAEPQPDGSIMHIIRTGQTLWTVAAVYEVPLQQLLELNGFSEWEVLHPGDEVIVAPAGSVATRAPTEDPNATPSATATQRPTATATVTVLSAADTDATVQAAVAQAQQELLQQESEQNSANSSVQLVVGIAMISILSVVVASFFIQRPASEPEPDENDPFAPIT, encoded by the coding sequence ATGCGTACTCTGCTTCGCTGGCTTTCCCTAGCCTCACTGCTACTCATCAGCGCCGCCCCCGGTTTTGCTCCCGAGCCCCAAGGCTCGCCGAGTGAAGTGGTGGCGCTTATCAACGCTTACCGCGCCGAATTCGGCTTGCCGCCCTACGAAGAGAGCCCTCTGCTTTATCAATTGGCCCAGGGCCAGGCTGATTACCTTGCTTCCACACAAGGCGCCACCGGCGGCGACATCCACACCGGTCCCGGCGGATCACGCCCGCGTGACCGTGCCTACGCGGCCGGTTACGGCGGCGGCTCCACCATCTTCATCTCCGAGATCGCCAAGTACGGCATGGGCGAGACTGCCCAGAGCGCAATCGCCTGGTGGAAGCAGTCACCCAACCACAACCCCACTATGATCGCGTCTACTTACATCCATATTGGCTGTGGCGTTGCCAATGATGGCACCACGCGCTATTACTTCGTATGCGTGACCGGCTATAGCGCCGGCGGCGTGGCTGCGCCCAGCGGCGCGGGCACGCCTGCTGCCAGCAGCGGGCAAAGCAGCCAGCCGCCAGCCCAGATCATGATCCCCGTCACCAAAGCCGAGCCGCAGCCAGACGGCTCGATCATGCATATCATTCGTACAGGCCAAACTCTGTGGACTGTTGCCGCTGTCTACGAAGTGCCACTGCAGCAGCTTCTGGAGTTGAACGGCTTCAGCGAATGGGAAGTGCTCCATCCAGGCGACGAAGTGATCGTGGCGCCAGCGGGCAGTGTAGCTACGCGTGCGCCCACCGAGGACCCGAACGCGACGCCGAGCGCCACCGCCACCCAGCGCCCCACGGCGACCGCCACAGTCACTGTACTTTCGGCTGCCGATACTGACGCCACGGTGCAAGCCGCCGTGGCCCAGGCTCAGCAAGAATTGCTGCAGCAAGAGAGCGAGCAAAACTCCGCCAATAGCAGCGTGCAATTGGTAGTAGGCATTGCGATGATCAGCATCCTTAGCGTGGTAGTGGCCAGCTTCTTCATTCAACGCCCGGCTAGTGAACCAGAGCCAGACGAGAACGACCCCTTCGCACCGATCACTTAA
- the nuoB gene encoding NADH-quinone oxidoreductase subunit NuoB, whose product MTDTNPTVNSAGYEVPPELRQNVAVTTLDKIWNMGRRYSVWPMMFGLACCAIEMICTAASRYDLARFGMEVMRPSPRQSDLMIVSGTVTKKMIPQIVRLYNQMPEPKYVLAMGACASGGGPFKEGYNVVSGVDQYVPVDVYVPGCPPTPQALLHGLMKLQEKIDSESITTVRWYGKDDIPAIPVPLLGPDLIDPRDNELIKQETSKKPAAPAAPAAPAPAAEAAS is encoded by the coding sequence ATGACTGACACCAATCCCACCGTAAATAGCGCCGGCTACGAAGTGCCGCCGGAATTGCGCCAGAATGTGGCCGTGACCACCCTGGACAAGATCTGGAACATGGGCCGCCGCTACTCCGTATGGCCGATGATGTTCGGCCTGGCCTGCTGCGCCATTGAGATGATCTGCACCGCCGCCAGCCGCTATGACCTGGCCCGCTTCGGTATGGAAGTCATGCGACCCAGCCCGCGCCAGTCTGACCTGATGATCGTGTCGGGCACCGTCACCAAGAAAATGATCCCGCAGATCGTGCGCCTCTACAACCAGATGCCTGAGCCCAAATATGTGCTCGCCATGGGCGCCTGTGCCTCCGGTGGTGGCCCGTTCAAAGAAGGCTACAACGTAGTCTCGGGTGTCGATCAGTACGTGCCGGTGGACGTGTACGTTCCCGGCTGCCCGCCGACCCCGCAAGCGTTGCTGCACGGCCTGATGAAGCTGCAAGAGAAGATCGACTCCGAATCCATTACTACGGTGCGCTGGTACGGCAAGGATGACATCCCTGCCATCCCGGTGCCGCTGTTGGGTCCGGACCTGATCGACCCGCGTGACAACGAACTCATCAAGCAGGAAACCAGCAAGAAGCCGGCCGCGCCGGCCGCCCCCGCTGCGCCTGCACCCGCCGCCGAAGCGGCCAGCTAA
- a CDS encoding winged helix-turn-helix transcriptional regulator — MPSSTDGAAFQAISDGTRRRILDALLATGPLRAGELAQRFPRISRPAVSKHLRVLRSSRLVLAERRGRELWYRVDPAPLAGVEQWVQKYAAFWEERLQALKDAAEAQSPRQ; from the coding sequence ATGCCCAGCAGCACAGATGGAGCGGCTTTCCAGGCCATATCAGATGGCACGAGGCGCCGCATCCTCGACGCGCTGCTGGCCACCGGCCCGTTGCGGGCCGGTGAACTGGCGCAGCGCTTTCCGCGCATCAGCCGGCCTGCGGTCAGCAAGCACCTGCGCGTGCTGCGTAGCAGCCGCCTGGTGCTTGCTGAGCGGCGCGGCCGCGAGCTGTGGTACCGGGTAGACCCGGCACCGCTTGCCGGAGTGGAACAATGGGTGCAAAAATACGCTGCCTTTTGGGAGGAGAGACTGCAAGCATTGAAAGATGCGGCAGAAGCTCAAAGCCCTAGGCAGTAA
- a CDS encoding helix-turn-helix domain-containing protein, whose amino-acid sequence MQATRQNILDYLDARGSASAQQMAQAFGMSTQNLRRHLRILEQRGLIAVSQPAASGRGRPQLTYSLTAQAQPDHLAGLSRALLQGLRPASLRPLAQRLLGQPGGLQSQRPARNTSQRLVAAMRKLEPMGYRPRWEARPGGPQVVLGHCPFAAIIEQHPELCQVDAHMLEELLGADPEQASKLQPGPQGTPQCIFRIKERRT is encoded by the coding sequence GTGCAAGCAACCCGTCAAAACATCCTTGACTATCTCGACGCACGCGGCAGCGCCAGCGCCCAGCAAATGGCACAAGCCTTCGGCATGAGCACCCAGAACCTGCGGCGCCACTTGCGCATCCTGGAGCAGCGCGGCCTAATCGCCGTCAGCCAGCCCGCTGCCAGCGGCCGCGGGCGGCCGCAGCTCACCTACTCGCTGACTGCCCAGGCCCAGCCAGACCATCTTGCAGGGCTCAGCCGAGCCCTGCTGCAAGGCCTGCGGCCGGCCAGCCTGCGCCCGCTGGCCCAGCGCCTGCTGGGCCAGCCCGGCGGCCTGCAATCCCAGCGCCCTGCCCGCAACACCAGCCAGCGGCTGGTGGCGGCCATGCGCAAGCTGGAACCTATGGGCTACCGCCCCCGCTGGGAGGCGCGGCCCGGCGGCCCGCAAGTGGTGCTGGGACACTGTCCGTTTGCCGCGATCATTGAACAGCACCCGGAACTGTGCCAGGTGGATGCCCACATGCTTGAAGAGCTGCTGGGTGCCGACCCGGAGCAAGCCAGCAAGCTGCAACCTGGCCCTCAAGGGACACCTCAGTGCATATTTAGAATCAAAGAGCGCCGCACATAG
- a CDS encoding NADH-quinone oxidoreductase subunit D, translating to MTEATTTAAPVEKHELETRFPDAVKAEARPGYTGFLVETSKLTEVATALRDEMGYDYLSSVTAVDYYSDAPNAENFIEVVYHFYKSTGGGALEIKVQTPRENSTVPSLTPLYPGADFQEREAYDLYGVNFEGHPDQRRILMWEGFAGYPMRKDWKEAYFEEEVKPFKNRWPEGQVYRIEDRNPFNKNNKYPQGFDPVGFKETDDPKLYEVLERAAREYSEDIDTEQVVVNLGPQHPSTHGVFRMAVRLDGETIVALKPVMGYLHRNHEKIGERNTWTMNMPFTDRLDYLSSMSNNFGYALAVEKLMGDKAAPPERAEYLRVIMAELTRISNHLWAVGFLLNDLGAFFTPSLYAIQERELILDIFEATTGSRMMCNYFRFGGVARDLPEGIYGKIKDLVFERLPRKIDELDIYLSENELVRSRSEGVGVITPEEAIAFSTAGPVLRASGVPYDIRRADPYSIYDRFKFEVTVRQHGDVYDRYMIRLDEMRQSLDILKQAITDLPGGAAGGEVMNGKNPYQVRVPAGESYGRVEGPKGELGYYIVSNGKGNPARYHVRAPSFINLTVLEKMCVGQKVADVVVNLGSIDIVLGEVDR from the coding sequence ATGACTGAAGCTACAACAACTGCCGCCCCTGTTGAGAAACACGAACTTGAAACGCGCTTTCCGGATGCCGTAAAGGCAGAGGCGCGCCCCGGCTATACCGGCTTTTTGGTCGAGACCAGCAAGCTGACGGAAGTGGCCACCGCCCTGCGCGACGAAATGGGATACGACTATTTGTCCTCCGTCACCGCGGTGGATTATTACTCCGATGCGCCTAACGCCGAGAACTTCATCGAGGTGGTTTACCACTTCTACAAGTCCACTGGCGGCGGCGCGCTGGAGATCAAAGTACAGACCCCGCGTGAGAACTCCACTGTGCCTTCGCTGACCCCGCTGTATCCCGGCGCAGACTTCCAGGAGCGCGAGGCGTATGACCTGTATGGCGTGAACTTTGAAGGCCACCCAGACCAGCGCCGCATCCTCATGTGGGAGGGCTTCGCCGGCTACCCCATGCGCAAGGATTGGAAAGAAGCTTACTTCGAAGAAGAGGTCAAGCCTTTCAAGAACCGCTGGCCCGAAGGCCAGGTCTATCGCATTGAGGACCGCAACCCCTTCAATAAGAACAACAAGTATCCGCAGGGTTTTGACCCTGTAGGTTTCAAGGAAACCGACGACCCCAAGCTCTATGAAGTGCTGGAGCGGGCCGCCCGCGAATATAGTGAGGACATTGACACCGAACAGGTGGTGGTCAACCTCGGCCCGCAGCATCCTTCCACTCACGGCGTGTTCCGCATGGCGGTGCGCCTTGACGGTGAGACCATCGTGGCGCTCAAGCCTGTGATGGGGTATCTGCACCGCAACCACGAGAAGATCGGCGAGCGCAACACGTGGACGATGAACATGCCGTTCACCGACCGCCTCGACTATCTCTCCTCCATGAGCAACAACTTCGGCTACGCCCTGGCGGTTGAGAAGCTGATGGGCGACAAAGCTGCTCCCCCGGAGCGTGCCGAGTACCTGCGCGTCATCATGGCTGAGCTGACCCGCATCAGCAACCACCTGTGGGCGGTCGGCTTCCTGCTCAATGACCTGGGTGCCTTCTTCACTCCGTCACTGTACGCCATCCAGGAGCGCGAGCTCATCCTGGATATCTTCGAAGCCACGACCGGCTCGCGCATGATGTGCAACTACTTCCGCTTTGGCGGCGTAGCGCGTGATCTGCCTGAGGGCATTTACGGCAAGATCAAGGATCTGGTGTTCGAGCGTCTGCCGCGCAAGATCGACGAGCTGGACATTTACCTCTCCGAGAACGAGCTGGTGCGTAGCCGCTCCGAAGGCGTTGGCGTCATCACTCCCGAGGAGGCGATCGCCTTCTCCACCGCTGGCCCCGTGCTGCGTGCCTCCGGCGTGCCGTACGACATCCGCCGCGCCGATCCTTACAGCATCTATGACCGCTTCAAATTTGAAGTTACGGTGCGCCAGCATGGCGATGTGTATGACCGCTACATGATCCGCCTGGACGAAATGCGCCAGAGCCTCGACATCCTCAAGCAGGCGATAACGGACCTGCCGGGTGGGGCGGCTGGCGGCGAAGTGATGAATGGCAAGAACCCCTATCAGGTGCGTGTGCCCGCCGGGGAGTCTTACGGCCGCGTAGAAGGGCCAAAGGGTGAGCTGGGCTACTACATTGTGTCCAACGGCAAGGGCAACCCGGCCCGCTACCACGTGCGCGCCCCAAGCTTCATCAACCTGACCGTGCTTGAGAAGATGTGCGTAGGCCAAAAGGTGGCCGACGTAGTGGTCAACCTCGGTTCCATTGACATTGTGCTTGGCGAAGTAGACCGCTAA
- a CDS encoding AzlC family ABC transporter permease gives MPPSQNDRKQQFLAGARDTFPLLVGAWPFGLIYGALGIASGLSPLATAAMSAVVFAGSAQFIAVSLVAAGTPVLVIALTTFVVNARHILYAATLAPQLKGLSTRWLAPLGFWLTDESFVVAAKGFEERKTLEERKWYLLGSEIAMFLNWQIATWVGIAAGQAIPDPASWGLEFALVVTFLGMLVPMLKGRPELISVLVAAATALLAINLPHRSGLLLAAVLGILAGLLAERAWPRKEPA, from the coding sequence ATGCCCCCCTCCCAAAACGATCGCAAACAGCAATTCCTGGCCGGCGCGCGGGATACCTTCCCGCTGCTGGTCGGCGCCTGGCCGTTTGGCCTCATCTACGGCGCGCTGGGCATCGCCAGCGGGCTGAGCCCGCTGGCGACGGCGGCCATGTCAGCCGTGGTATTCGCCGGCTCAGCCCAATTCATTGCGGTGAGTTTGGTAGCGGCGGGTACGCCGGTGCTGGTGATCGCGCTCACCACGTTCGTAGTCAACGCGCGTCACATCCTGTATGCCGCTACGCTGGCGCCGCAGCTTAAGGGTCTGAGCACTCGCTGGCTGGCCCCATTGGGTTTCTGGCTCACTGACGAATCTTTCGTGGTTGCCGCCAAAGGCTTTGAAGAGCGCAAAACGCTTGAAGAGCGTAAGTGGTATCTGCTTGGCAGCGAGATCGCCATGTTCCTCAACTGGCAGATCGCCACTTGGGTTGGCATCGCTGCTGGCCAGGCCATTCCAGACCCGGCCAGTTGGGGGCTGGAATTTGCGCTGGTGGTCACTTTCCTGGGCATGCTGGTGCCCATGCTCAAGGGCCGGCCAGAGCTGATCTCGGTCCTGGTGGCAGCTGCGACCGCCCTGCTGGCGATCAACCTGCCGCACCGCAGCGGCCTGCTGCTGGCCGCCGTGCTCGGCATCCTGGCTGGTTTGCTGGCCGAGCGAGCCTGGCCACGGAAGGAGCCGGCATGA
- a CDS encoding AzlD domain-containing protein, producing the protein MNELWLLVGMALATMATRIPVLITLSRRELPEGVRRALHYVPPAVLAAIITPIVLLDEGQPYLALDNAMLPASLIAILVSWRTKNLLLTIVVGMAAFLIWRAFL; encoded by the coding sequence ATGAATGAGTTATGGCTGCTGGTGGGCATGGCCCTGGCCACCATGGCGACGCGCATCCCAGTGCTCATTACTCTGAGCCGCCGCGAGCTGCCCGAGGGTGTGCGGCGCGCCTTGCACTACGTGCCGCCGGCGGTGCTGGCGGCGATCATTACGCCGATCGTGTTGCTGGACGAAGGCCAGCCGTATCTAGCGCTGGACAATGCCATGCTGCCAGCCAGCCTTATCGCGATCCTGGTTTCCTGGCGCACCAAGAATCTGTTGCTCACGATCGTAGTGGGCATGGCGGCCTTCCTGATATGGCGCGCGTTTTTATAG
- a CDS encoding SRPBCC domain-containing protein yields the protein MLSKHSAQELKIEFEIFINAAPAKVWSLMASVEGMNQWLALSLIFEHKLGGRFEMKGNLPGEGPYRFTGEVVTLEPERELAFTWKHDPEQGTPWPVSTLVTLQLQAEGGGTRVTLTHTGFEALGDIGKSQYEGHIQGWTIAENLNDLKKAVEAS from the coding sequence ATGCTCAGTAAACATTCCGCCCAGGAACTCAAGATAGAGTTCGAGATCTTCATCAACGCCGCTCCCGCCAAAGTCTGGAGCCTGATGGCAAGCGTGGAGGGTATGAATCAGTGGCTGGCGCTCAGCCTGATCTTTGAACATAAGTTGGGCGGTCGCTTTGAGATGAAGGGTAATTTGCCAGGTGAAGGGCCTTATCGCTTCACGGGAGAGGTGGTCACGCTGGAGCCGGAGCGCGAGCTGGCCTTCACCTGGAAGCACGACCCGGAGCAAGGCACGCCCTGGCCGGTCAGCACCTTGGTAACGCTGCAACTGCAAGCAGAAGGCGGCGGCACTCGCGTCACGCTGACCCACACCGGCTTTGAAGCTCTGGGTGACATTGGCAAGAGCCAATACGAAGGCCACATCCAAGGCTGGACGATTGCAGAAAACCTGAATGACCTGAAGAAAGCTGTGGAGGCAAGCTAA
- the glmS gene encoding glutamine--fructose-6-phosphate transaminase (isomerizing) produces MCGIVGYIGPRDATPIILNGLKRLEYRGYDSAGIAVLEDEHIEIRRDAGKLDRLFSTVEQQPVHGQLGIGHTRWATHGEPNVRNAHPHTSVSGEVVLVHNGIVENYLELREELEAEGVEFKSDTDTEVIVQLVDRFMAKDGSLEDAARQVLRMIRGHHGIVLFSSRQPDRIVAARMGNAGGVVVGFGKDEMFISSDLPAILEHTREVVFLESGQMAVVTRDGMSLSNLQGETLEPHVDVIFWDPVAAEKGEYRHFMQKEIHEQVRSLTDTISGRVDFETGRILLPDLKLNEKFVKDLEKIYIIACGTAGYAGQIGAKYIERIAKIPVEFDIASEFRYRDPLITDKMAVLAISQSGETADTLAAMAEGRKRGAKLWANINMIGSQAMRIADGYISMQTGPEIGVASTKAYTAPIVNLYMLAILLGEMRGTLDDNTRRALVAELSHIPEWVSACLEREAEVEEVAKAIKDITHCLYLGRGINVSTAYEGALKLKELSYIHAEGYPAGEMKHGPIALVDEDMPVIVVAPQDDLYEKMISQIEQAKARGGKVVAVATVGDTLIPALADHVLWIPKTHPLLSPVAAVIPLQILAYHIASLRGLDVDQPRNLAKSVTVE; encoded by the coding sequence ATGTGTGGAATTGTTGGATACATCGGCCCGCGGGATGCGACGCCGATCATTTTGAACGGGCTTAAGCGCCTGGAGTACCGCGGCTACGACTCGGCCGGCATTGCCGTGCTGGAAGACGAGCACATTGAAATTCGGCGGGATGCCGGCAAGCTGGACCGCCTGTTCAGCACGGTGGAGCAGCAGCCCGTGCACGGCCAGCTGGGCATCGGCCACACCCGTTGGGCCACCCACGGCGAGCCCAACGTGCGCAATGCGCACCCGCACACCAGCGTCTCCGGCGAGGTGGTGCTGGTGCACAACGGCATCGTCGAGAACTACCTGGAATTGCGCGAAGAGTTGGAAGCCGAAGGCGTTGAGTTCAAGTCGGACACCGACACCGAAGTCATCGTGCAGCTGGTGGATCGCTTCATGGCCAAGGATGGCAGCCTGGAAGACGCCGCCCGCCAGGTGCTGCGTATGATCCGCGGCCATCATGGCATCGTGCTCTTCAGCTCACGCCAGCCAGACCGCATTGTTGCCGCCCGCATGGGCAACGCCGGTGGGGTGGTGGTGGGCTTTGGTAAGGACGAGATGTTCATCTCGTCCGACCTGCCCGCCATCCTGGAGCATACCCGCGAAGTCGTGTTCCTGGAATCGGGCCAGATGGCAGTCGTGACTCGTGATGGCATGAGCCTGAGCAACCTGCAGGGCGAGACCCTCGAGCCGCATGTGGACGTGATCTTCTGGGATCCGGTGGCGGCCGAGAAGGGTGAGTATCGCCACTTCATGCAGAAGGAAATTCACGAGCAAGTGCGCTCGCTCACTGACACCATCTCCGGCCGTGTGGATTTTGAGACTGGCCGTATCCTGCTGCCGGACCTCAAGCTCAATGAGAAGTTCGTCAAAGACCTGGAGAAGATCTACATCATCGCCTGCGGCACGGCAGGCTATGCCGGGCAGATCGGCGCCAAGTACATTGAACGCATCGCCAAGATCCCCGTGGAGTTTGACATTGCTTCCGAGTTTCGCTATCGCGACCCGCTGATCACGGACAAGATGGCCGTGCTGGCGATCAGCCAGTCAGGCGAGACGGCGGATACGCTGGCTGCCATGGCTGAGGGCCGCAAGCGCGGCGCCAAGTTGTGGGCCAACATCAATATGATCGGCTCGCAGGCCATGCGCATTGCGGATGGCTACATCTCGATGCAGACAGGGCCGGAGATCGGTGTGGCTTCCACCAAGGCGTACACCGCGCCGATCGTCAATTTGTACATGCTGGCCATTTTGCTGGGCGAAATGCGCGGTACGCTAGATGACAATACCCGCCGCGCCCTGGTAGCGGAGCTCAGCCATATTCCGGAGTGGGTATCGGCCTGCCTGGAACGTGAGGCTGAAGTGGAAGAGGTGGCGAAAGCCATCAAAGACATCACGCACTGCCTGTATCTCGGCCGCGGTATCAATGTTTCCACCGCGTACGAAGGCGCGCTCAAGCTGAAGGAGTTGTCTTACATCCATGCTGAGGGCTATCCTGCGGGCGAGATGAAGCACGGCCCGATCGCCCTGGTAGATGAGGATATGCCCGTGATCGTGGTTGCCCCGCAGGATGACCTGTACGAGAAGATGATCAGCCAGATCGAGCAGGCCAAGGCGCGCGGCGGCAAAGTGGTGGCGGTCGCCACGGTGGGTGACACACTGATTCCGGCGCTGGCGGACCATGTGCTCTGGATCCCCAAGACGCATCCACTGCTTTCGCCGGTGGCAGCCGTGATTCCGCTGCAGATACTGGCCTATCACATCGCCAGCTTACGCGGGCTGGATGTTGACCAGCCACGCAACCTGGCTAAGAGCGTGACGGTGGAATAA
- the iscX gene encoding Fe-S cluster assembly protein IscX, with product MARQLYWDAIYEIVLALKERYPQETLEGVSLGDIFQWSIALPGFADDPELANDEILAAIYQEWFEEINPV from the coding sequence ATGGCCCGCCAACTGTACTGGGACGCCATATATGAGATTGTGTTGGCGTTGAAAGAGCGCTACCCGCAGGAGACCCTTGAAGGCGTCTCGCTGGGTGACATCTTTCAGTGGAGCATCGCTCTGCCAGGCTTTGCGGATGACCCCGAGCTGGCCAACGATGAGATCCTGGCCGCCATTTACCAGGAATGGTTCGAAGAGATCAACCCGGTGTGA
- a CDS encoding 4Fe-4S binding protein encodes MYGLGILKGMWVTLTHFIDSYVEDIKWLGRNRYFSKEGIQHRRSKDTKGIFTVQYPEEKLPVPEEFRFVPFLIYDVDADGNKQDRCTSCGICAKVCPPQCIWIVRTEDPVTKRPVPEPVDFFIDVDICMNCGYCAEYCPFDAIKMDHDYEMASFDRHAEHIFNKEKLSKPAGYYAGIRPTNFNREETLKAEEAAKKAAAAAAKAAAAAAKPADAAAGNPPATPAQ; translated from the coding sequence ATGTACGGACTCGGTATTCTCAAAGGCATGTGGGTGACCCTGACCCACTTCATCGACTCCTATGTCGAAGACATCAAGTGGCTGGGCCGCAACCGCTACTTCTCCAAAGAAGGCATCCAGCATCGCCGCAGCAAGGACACCAAGGGTATCTTCACGGTTCAGTACCCTGAGGAGAAGCTTCCGGTGCCTGAAGAGTTCCGCTTTGTTCCCTTCCTGATTTACGATGTAGACGCGGATGGCAACAAGCAGGATCGCTGCACTTCATGCGGCATCTGCGCCAAAGTGTGCCCTCCGCAGTGCATCTGGATCGTGCGCACGGAAGACCCCGTGACCAAGCGCCCCGTGCCGGAGCCGGTGGACTTCTTCATCGATGTGGACATCTGCATGAACTGTGGCTACTGTGCAGAGTACTGCCCGTTTGACGCCATCAAGATGGATCATGATTACGAGATGGCCTCGTTTGACCGCCACGCAGAGCACATCTTCAACAAAGAGAAGCTCTCCAAGCCGGCTGGCTACTACGCTGGTATCCGCCCCACGAACTTCAATCGTGAGGAGACTCTGAAGGCGGAGGAAGCCGCCAAGAAGGCTGCCGCCGCGGCCGCCAAGGCTGCGGCCGCTGCTGCCAAACCCGCCGATGCCGCTGCAGGCAATCCCCCAGCGACTCCGGCGCAGTAA